GACCGCACGAGAACCGTGTTTATATTGAGCGTGTACTGTGCTCGTCGAAGCCGCTCGGAGAGCAACTGGTGAGAGATGCCGAGTTCGGTAGAGAGGTCCTGGAGATCGATCTCCCGTGGTACCACGAAGAAGCCACGTTCGGTCGCGAGCGTGAGTGCCTCCGTTTGCTCCTCGGTCAGCCCGAACTGACCGGAGCGGTCGTCGTTCATCTCGTAGATCGCGGTCAACGTGAGCGACATACCGTTCTCGCTCGATTAGTCGTAAGTCTTCGAAACACAATCGTGTGTCGGAAAGAGTGCCGAATGCACCATCCATTCGAGACAGCAGTCGCCAAGAGGACCGCTCCCTCGTACTCAAGGAGGAGTTTCGTCAGGAAGTGGATGTTCTCCGCCCAGTTCATCCGGTAGAGGGTCCACTGGTCGTTCTCGCAGATCCGCTCTGCCTCCTCGATACTCTGGTTCTCCTTGAGTGCCTGATCGAAGACCACAAAAGATCCACCAGCAACGACCGATCTTACAAGAGACACTCGCTACGGCTACTCATACAGTCGGTGGCGAATACGTGAACCACCGATCATAGGAAACAACGTCTGAGGCCCTCAACAAAGGGTGTCCAGTAGCAGTGGTCCACGTACTTTTGGCGGTCAGTATCAACCGAGGTGTGAGTCTTATCTAAAAACGAATGCAGAGCACACTATTCTATATCCTGATTAAACAAGACCAACTTCATATTCACTTTCTATCTTTTTCACGGCATCTTCGAAATGGCTTAAATAGTTGCCTATATCTTCCTTATAGATAGGATGACCATGACTTGGGGCAATAATCTCAGGATCATATTTTTCAATGTCTTGTTTGATTCGTTCACATATTCTATCTGCTTCTGCATAATTCAACCACTTGAATGTGTCCCTATTAAAGTTCAATATATGGTTGAAATTTAACCCTTCGTCTAAATCATCAGATGTTAAGTCACATTGGTTCTGTGTATGATAACAACCAAAGGCGTCTGCCGAGTACAAGGTGTCTGTTGTGAAATCAAACATCCAGGAGGTATGTGGCCGATCAACAAGAGGCGCAGGGATAAATTCAATTTGATGACCGGCAATATTCATTTTTTGATCGAGGATACCTCGATGGACATCAATATGCTCGAATCCCTGCATTTCAGGATTGGTTGAGGTAAACCATAGTTCTGTTGTACCCCACTCTTCAAGGAAATGGGGGACATTTCCTGAATGGGGTAAATCAGCGTGTGTAAGAACAACAGCATCTAGATCGCGTCCGTTTAGTTGATTATTGATCTCTGCCTTTATTTTTTCACGGTGGTTCCACGGGCCTGAATCAATTAAAAATGTTCCATCTGATGATTCGACCAAATATAAATTCAAATGCTGATGAAAGCCCTCATCCGATTTGAAACAATCCTTGATCCATGTGACCTTATCTGTTAACCGTACGCTCATTGTATAATACCTCTTTTAGCTTTGGTTTGTAGTGATTGTCGCTTGTTGTCAGTAATACTACACATATCCCCAGGTACCTCCTTTTTGATTAATTGAATCCACTACTTCTTTCTCCATCTCTAGATACTTAATTGGATCATTTTTCATCACGAGCCCATGCGAGGGACCTACGATGGAAGGCTCATGTTTCTTTATAATATAATCAATTTCATCTTTGAGCTTTTCAGGATCGGCCCAGGCCATCCAATAATGTGCACGAGCCTCAGTCTCAGTGAATCTCGAAACATCAAGGTCTTCTCCGTATTCTACTTCCAATTCATCGACAAATTTTCCTAATTCTTCTCTAGTATGGAAAAACCCATGCCAATCAACCGTAAAGAGGCAATCAGTTTTTTCCTCAGACATCCATATACTCATGGGGGCATCTACAAACTTCGCATCGTGGAATTTGACAATACGACCACCCAGATCAATTTCGTCACCGTCACCGACTTTCATACTATTTTCAAGGTGATATAGCTCGTGATTATCACCTACATCTGGAGCGATTAATTTAGCATTGGGGTATTTTCTTAGAACAGGAACCGTATTACCAGCATGAGGAACATCGGGATGAGAGACGGCTAAATAATCTAATTCTCTATCTCCCAGAGTCACATCCAACATCTCTAAAATCGTATCCGTGAAGTTTGGAGGGAGTGAGTCAAACAATAGCGTCTTCTCATCACCTATGACAAGCCATGCATTAACAGTGATCATAATGTCTTTATCAGGATCATACCAGTCTGGCACTTCCTGACGCATTTCCATTTGCTCTTCGAAATATTGCTGTAGGATATCGAACCCC
This region of Halalkalicoccus sp. CGA53 genomic DNA includes:
- a CDS encoding helix-turn-helix domain-containing protein; protein product: MSLTLTAIYEMNDDRSGQFGLTEEQTEALTLATERGFFVVPREIDLQDLSTELGISHQLLSERLRRAQYTLNINTVLVRSEPEESAELSKQVSLFCDGWIEKRYFSPLIICANPTVSRTSSIRTVSSSPGSPPGTIRT
- a CDS encoding oxygen-binding di-iron domain-containing protein; translation: MSVRLTDKVTWIKDCFKSDEGFHQHLNLYLVESSDGTFLIDSGPWNHREKIKAEINNQLNGRDLDAVVLTHADLPHSGNVPHFLEEWGTTELWFTSTNPEMQGFEHIDVHRGILDQKMNIAGHQIEFIPAPLVDRPHTSWMFDFTTDTLYSADAFGCYHTQNQCDLTSDDLDEGLNFNHILNFNRDTFKWLNYAEADRICERIKQDIEKYDPEIIAPSHGHPIYKEDIGNYLSHFEDAVKKIESEYEVGLV
- a CDS encoding MBL fold metallo-hydrolase, encoding MASRVKEETNDFESPYRITAESPEKGLAGGYVRKIEDGVYWLSIAQGFDILQQYFEEQMEMRQEVPDWYDPDKDIMITVNAWLVIGDEKTLLFDSLPPNFTDTILEMLDVTLGDRELDYLAVSHPDVPHAGNTVPVLRKYPNAKLIAPDVGDNHELYHLENSMKVGDGDEIDLGGRIVKFHDAKFVDAPMSIWMSEEKTDCLFTVDWHGFFHTREELGKFVDELEVEYGEDLDVSRFTETEARAHYWMAWADPEKLKDEIDYIIKKHEPSIVGPSHGLVMKNDPIKYLEMEKEVVDSINQKGGTWGYV